A stretch of Castanea sativa cultivar Marrone di Chiusa Pesio chromosome 2, ASM4071231v1 DNA encodes these proteins:
- the LOC142625553 gene encoding UBP1-associated protein 2B-like produces the protein MGKTTKTKKRKLVKKFHKDEPQQINKKLKSKKTEKPPPPQSDSGSDSDSGSGSDSFTKLLEPYTKDQLIDLISTIALKVPPLSHHIRQVADRDVSHRKIFIHGLGWDTSRQAVLSAFESFGDIEDCNVVTDKATGKAKGYGFVLFTTRKSALKALQNPKKKIGNRFASCQLASVGPGVTQAQTQAQEALARRIYVSNVPFDTDSEKLRQFFSKFGEIETGPIGFDSTTGRSRGFALFVYKTEAGAKKVLEDPHKSFEGHRLNCSKATEPKPKKNPVQPVVQTQPPLPQPTPQLQQLQQQQQQQQQPPPPQGSVLAAVAAAQNMAMFGHHPSLNPMYGGFIANPGAAILANQAQSVLGAYGGAGPGLQAMYPNTQMGTQMGQPNTSRAQGPGGYPSYM, from the exons atGGGGAAGACTACCAAAACCAAGAAACGAAAGCTCGTCAAGAAATTCCACAAAGACGAACCacaacaaatcaacaaaaagcTCAAATCCAAAAAGACCGAAAAGCCCCCTCCACCACAAAGCGATTCGGGCTCCGATTCCGATTCCGGTTCCGGCTCTGACTCCTTCACGAAACTCCTCGAACCCTACACCAAAGATCAACTCATCGATCTCATATCCACCATAGCTCTCAAGGTCCCTCCCCTCTCTCACCACATCCGCCAAGTGGCAGACCGAGACGTCTCGCACCGGAAAATCTTCATCCACGGCCTCGGCTGGGACACCTCGCGCCAAGCCGTACTCTCCGCCTTCGAATCCTTTGGCGATATAGAGGATTGCAACGTCGTCACCGACAAGGCCACCGGAAAAGCCAAAGGATACGGCTTCGTTTTGTTCACAACTCGAAAATCGGCACTGAAAGCACTCCAAAACCCTAAGAAGAAGATCGGTAACCGCTTCGCTTCTTGCCAGCTAGCCTCCGTGGGTCCGGGGGTCACTCAGGCCCAAACCCAGGCCCAAGAAGCATTGGCGCGTCGGATTTATGTGAGTAATGTACCGTTCGATACCGATTCCGAGAAATTGAGGCAGTTCTTCTCCAAATTCGGCGAGATCGAGACCGGACCGATCGGATTCGACTCCACCACCGGGAGATCCAGAGGATTCGCTCTCTTCGTCTACAAAACCGAGGCTGGTGCGAAGAAAGTTCTAGAAGATCCGCACAAGTCATTCGAAGGACACAGATTGAATTGCTCGAAAGCAACGGAACCGAAGCCCAAGAAAAATCCGGTACAGCCGGTGGTGCAGACTCAGCCTCCTCTGCCACAACCGACGCCGCAACTACAACAACtacagcagcaacaacaacaacaacaacaaccgcCACCACCGCAGGGTTCAGTTTTAGCGGCGGTTGCTGCGGCACAAAATATGGCGATGTTTGGACATCATCCGAGTTTGAATCCAATGTATGGCGGGTTCATTGCGAATCCTGGAGCTGCGATTTTGGCCAACCAGGCCCAGTCGGTGCTCGGGGCTTATGGCGGAGCAGGTCCGGGTTTACAGGCGATGTACCCAAATACACAGATGGGCACACAGATGGGGCAGCCAAATACCAGTAGAGCCCAGGGGCCTGGTGGGTACCCATCATATATGtg A
- the LOC142624178 gene encoding uncharacterized protein LOC142624178 isoform X2, protein MEGKHGPVAVTLAYGALTCAGEALATLLLSTLLKTQLYTPDPSIKGNQNTEYQDKQVDAEGDDDNDDDGDDDDDADGGFGEGEEDLSSEDGGEFPNNPNNDKSNSKKSADGGAGGGAEENGEEEDDDEEDGEDQDDDDDDDEDDDDDDDGGEEDEEGVEEEENEEEEEDEDEEALQPPKKRKK, encoded by the exons ATGGAGGGTAAACATGGTCCAGTGGCAGTTACTCTTGCTTATGGTGCGCTAACGTGCGCTGGGGAGGCCTTAGCCACTTTGCTTCTCTCCACTCTGCTCAAAACCCAGCTTTACACCCcg GATCCTAGTATCAAAGGTAATCAAAACACTGAATATCAAGACAAGCAAGTTGATGCTGAGGGAGACGATGACAATGACGATGATGgggatgacgatgatgatgcaGATGGTGGATTTGGAGAAGGTGAAGAGGACCTATCATCTGAAGATGGAGGGGAGTTCCCAAACAACCCCAACAACGATAAGAGTAACTCAAAGAAGAGTGCAGATGGCGGGGCAGGTGGTGGAGCAGAAGAGAACGGGGAagaggaagatgatgatgaagaagatggtGAGGACCAAGATGATGACGATGACGATGATGAAGATGACGATGACGACGACGATGGTGGGGAAGAGGATGAGGAAGGGGTAGAGGAAGAAGAGaatgaggaggaagaggaggacGAAGATGAGGAAGCACTCCAGCCCccaaagaagaggaagaagtga
- the LOC142624178 gene encoding uncharacterized protein LOC142624178 isoform X1 has protein sequence MEGKHGPVAVTLAYGALTCAGEALATLLLSTLLKTQLYTPLQDPSIKGNQNTEYQDKQVDAEGDDDNDDDGDDDDDADGGFGEGEEDLSSEDGGEFPNNPNNDKSNSKKSADGGAGGGAEENGEEEDDDEEDGEDQDDDDDDDEDDDDDDDGGEEDEEGVEEEENEEEEEDEDEEALQPPKKRKK, from the exons ATGGAGGGTAAACATGGTCCAGTGGCAGTTACTCTTGCTTATGGTGCGCTAACGTGCGCTGGGGAGGCCTTAGCCACTTTGCTTCTCTCCACTCTGCTCAAAACCCAGCTTTACACCCcg CTTCAGGATCCTAGTATCAAAGGTAATCAAAACACTGAATATCAAGACAAGCAAGTTGATGCTGAGGGAGACGATGACAATGACGATGATGgggatgacgatgatgatgcaGATGGTGGATTTGGAGAAGGTGAAGAGGACCTATCATCTGAAGATGGAGGGGAGTTCCCAAACAACCCCAACAACGATAAGAGTAACTCAAAGAAGAGTGCAGATGGCGGGGCAGGTGGTGGAGCAGAAGAGAACGGGGAagaggaagatgatgatgaagaagatggtGAGGACCAAGATGATGACGATGACGATGATGAAGATGACGATGACGACGACGATGGTGGGGAAGAGGATGAGGAAGGGGTAGAGGAAGAAGAGaatgaggaggaagaggaggacGAAGATGAGGAAGCACTCCAGCCCccaaagaagaggaagaagtga
- the LOC142625252 gene encoding uncharacterized protein LOC142625252: protein MAYFEKIYTTTYPIRINDITGSIPRHVTEKMNSKLTKTFTREEVLKALHQIHPTKAPGPDVIINGETFGHITPTRGIRQGDPLSPYLFLLCAEDKSSVFFSPNAPQETKECILRLLGLMQDSRYNKYLGLPSIIGKSKTQVFAEIKDRVAKKLAGWKGKLLSIGGREILIKAVAQTVLTYTMSCFQLPKTLCIDLENMMCNFWWGQKDKEHKIAWVSWKKMCKSKLHGGIGFRDLQVFNLAMLAKQGWRILTNPDSLVARVFKASTFHMMIFSTLKKAVAPSYAWQSIHNSLEVIRKGTRWRVGNGRKIHIWEDKWLPTPTTFKVISPPSDFGDFPIVSSLIDEDTKWWKADIVYSLFLPFEANTILSIPLSYNLPEDSLIWTDLSHPIRDPVDIVLDIIVRGNSHDMEILFAIA from the exons ATGgcttattttgagaaaatctaCACCACCACCTATCCCATTAGAATAAATGATATCACTGGCTCTATTCCCAGACACGTGACAGAGAAAATGAACTCAAAGCTCACCAAGACCTTCACAAGGGAGGAGGTACTCAAGGCTTTGCACCAAATTCACCCGACAAAAGCCCCAGGACCTGACG TGATCATTAATGGTGAAACTTTTGGCCACATCACCCCAACTCGGGGCATCCGGCAGGGCGACCCCCTCTCCCCATATCTGTTCCTTCTTTGCGCAGAAG ACAAGTCCTCGGTGTTCTTTAGCCCAAATGCCCCTCAAGAAACAAAAGAGTGCATATTGAGATTACTTGGACTGATGCAGGACTCGAGGTATAACAAGTACTTGGGGCTTCCCTCCATCATTGGGAAATCAAAAACCCAAGTGTTTGCTGAAATCAAGGATCGAGTAGCTAAAAAGCTTGCTGGTTGGAAGGGAAAGCTCCTTTCAATTGGTGGGAGGGAGATTCTCATTAAGGCGGTCGCACAAACGGTCCTAACTTATACCATGAGCTGTTTTCAGCTCCCTAAGACTCTATGCATTGATTTGGAAAACATGATGTGCaatttttggtgggggcagAAAGATAAAGAGCACAAAATTGCTTGGGTTAGTTGGAAGAAAATGTGCAAGTCAAAACTTCACGGAGGGATAGGTTTCCGGGACCTACAAGTTTTTAATCTAGCCATGTTAGCCAAACAAGGTTGGCGAATTCTCACCAACCCTGACTCTTTGGTGGCTCGAGTTTTCAAAGCCAGTACTTTCCACATGATGATATTCTCAACTCTAAAAAAGGCTGTAGCCCCGTCCTATGCCTGGCAAAGCATTCACAATAGTCTTGAAGTGATCCGGAAAGGAACAAGATGGAGAGTGGGAAATGGTCGTAAAATCCATATATGGGAAGATAAGTGGCTACCAACGCCAACAACGTTCAAAGTGATCTCCCCACCTTCTGACTTTGGAGATTTCCCAATAGTGTCGTCTCTTATAGACGAGGACACTAAATGGTGGAAAGCTGATATAGTCTACTCACTCTTCCTACCCTTTGAAGCCAACACAATTCTGTCAATCCCACTGAGCTACAACTTGCCCGAAGATAGTCTAATTTGGACTG ACCTTTCACACCCAATCCGTGATCCTGTTGACATCGTTCTAGACATCATTGTGAGGGGCAACTCACATGACATGGAGATTTTATTTGCAATAGCCTAG
- the LOC142625253 gene encoding uncharacterized protein LOC142625253, giving the protein MLVPTPTSPSPLALKWKAPPFGFFKINVDGATSSDDTKSCIGVIVWDCQCLSIAASSEVLQSSYSAEITEAFALLHGVLLALELKISHAIFESDALSIIKALNRGVADGEIGLILQDIRNCSASFSWCTYQHLKRDGNKVAHELAKVARLLGFSQIWKGVNPSYVEHLILDDI; this is encoded by the coding sequence ATGCTTGTTCCCACCCCCACTTCCCCATCCCCCCTTGCCCTCAAATGGAAAGCTCCTCCCTTTGGCTTCTTCAAAATAAATGTTGATGGAGCCACCTCTAGTGATGATACCAAGTCTTGCATTGGGGTGATTGTATGGGACTGCCAATGCCTCTCTATTGCAGCTTCTAGTGAAGTTCTTCAGTCTTCCTACTCGGCAGAAATTACTGAAGCCTTTGCTCTTCTGCATGGTGTGCTGCTTGCTTTGGAATTGAAAATCTCCCATGCTATCTTCGAGTCTGATGCCCTCTCTATAATTAAAGCTCTTAATCGTGGAGTTGCTGATGGTGAGATTGGACTCATCCTTCAAGACATTAGAAACTGCTCGGCCTCTTTCAGCTGGTGCACATACCAACACCTGAAAAGGGATGGCAACAAAGTTGCCCATGAACTTGCAAAAGTTGCTAGACTATTAggtttttctcaaatttggaaGGGAGTTAATCCCAGCTATGTAGAACACCTAATCCTAGATGATATCTGA